A region of the Clupea harengus chromosome 7, Ch_v2.0.2, whole genome shotgun sequence genome:
TCAGTTTGAAACAGATTCCTCGCAGGTCAAAGCTTGCGATTTCATTACGGGCTAGTCTacccataaaaaaaaatcagtcttGTCTATAgggcttgaaaaaaaaaatagccatACATCACATGACCAATGAAAGGCCATGACATAAATGGGCATAAGGAAACAAATACTGTGTGGAAGATTACTGTAATAATGTTATAGACATTGGGGTGGGTTGGGATATTTGGGTCACAGTGAAGAAACTTTGTGAGGCATagaacaaatgaaaagatgCTGGAGGAATGCTTTACACCACCTGTCAGGCACGGGAGAGGATATGATGGTCTGGgactgctttggtgctggtaaGGATATAAGTCTTTAATCTGTATACCTCAGACAACAGAAAACAGGGCTTGATGTGGCTAAACATCACCATCTACTGAGTCAACCTTGTAAATGCAATTCGACAGCAATGTTCCTCCACATGGCCttatgttcttctgtgtgttttgtaaagaTAATATAAAGACAAAACCTGCAACCGATTGCACATCATTAGGATTACAACAGAGACACCTTTACAATCTGGGTCTATTAAGCTACGCCTCGTTGTAAATCAAATACTATCGGAAGGGGGGGTTCAACTAGAAACAGAAGGCTGGAGGAACATTGGCTTCACTTGTGCATTCATGTCAAATATCTGCTTACGCTACAGTCAACTTTGAAACTACATTGCAAAAAAGTGCTCAAAAAATGAACCAGAAAACAACGATGCTGTAAAACCATTTGTGTAGAAAAAGCGCCTGTCAATTTCAGATTCACTACTTCGTTACAATTATATTGTCTAATGTGGGTTGTTGTAGTTTCTGATATTTCTGTTTTCAAATACCGGTATATTTCTTCGAATTCTAAATTTGGATACTGGCTTCAAGCTTCACCATGGTAATACGATTTAGAACACGCTCTTCTGATTGGGCAGGTTCTCAGCTTCTCTCTAACAGGCGCCTGTGCCGCCTAGTGTAGTATTTATTCGTGCTTACCGGTCTGACAGCCTTTCACTGGTTAGAACTGCTGTGGGTTGTCGGTAGTGCGAATACCATGTCCTCAAGCCACAATTAAAGGAAATAACGAAACAGACATATCCTCATTAAAAGGTAAGGACGATTAAATGAACCACAGCCGTCTTCCGATAACGTCTGGAGTTAGCTGCTTAGCCTGCTAACTAACGTTTTGTTAGGTGGTAGCcaggctagctaacgttagatagCCTGCTCAGTTGACAAAAGCTGACAGcgagttagctggctagctaaggTTTTCAGTGAGGTAGTGAAACGACACTAAGATGGTATGCCCTCTCGGGTCTTTCTTTGCTCTCCTTTTTATCGTGAAGCCACAAGTTTGAGTGTCATCCAAACCTATCCAGTGATTTTTGTGTCCTCTACCCACCTAACACCCACAGCGTGACATCTTGACAGATTTGAAATTGCTTCCTGTCATCTACCTACATGTAGGCAACTGGTAATTGCCACATCTTCttttatgtgcaaatgtatgttttatgtatCAATTTGGTGTTTACTGGAGATTATTCCTGGAAAGCCTGCCTTACACTGTTAAAAATCCCAGTGTCGCTGATAGTTTTTGCTAGTTTCCCAAAATAGACATATGAATAGCAAGCCAAATGTCATGTGAGGGGTTACAGGCTTGTGGCACAGGAATAGACTATTTGTGTGGCATTTTAGGGGGTTTGAAATTCTCAATTTGGCCTGAGTGAGGATATCACTGTCTTTATTTCTATTCACTAAGTTTATTATTTGGCCAACGAATCTCACCAATATCACCTTGGTTTTGTAGAGTGTCAGAAATTCAACTGAAATAATAGGTGCTAATATTCCTGAACATTGAAGGGCAAATGTAGTAGATACTAAGGAAATATTTCACTTCCTCTATTGTTTTATAAGCTGTAAAACCATAGGCAGTATGCAGACATGAATGTGCACTTTGACTCCTAAAGGGGTTGGCAGTAAAATAACAAACTTTAATCACTGCATTGAGCAAAAGGGAGTGGAATGCTTCAGGTACAGAATGGTATGAAAACAGGAGTGGTCGGTGTTTGTAAAGGCATTGTTAGTCATCCCGTACTGCTTTAGGAGGCAATTGAGCTAGCAGAAGTGTTCGGCAGACTTTAAATGCCAAAGGTCTCCACTTTGGAAAGCAGTCTTCAGCAGTGGACGTGAAATTTCAACGGTGTAACAAATTGCTTATTGCTTAATATGTTCCATGGCAAAACACTTGAATGGTGCAAATAGTTTCAACTGAGTAAACATGGAGATCCAGTAAGTCACGTGGATGTTGCATtccagtgcacactgcacagAGATAACGGCTGAAAATGAGTAACTGTCGGGTTAATATCAAAGTGATCAGCTATATTATGGCCTATTGTGTGGTTTTGCTCTGTTGCTTTAccctaaacatacacacacagtttatgttCTAAAGTAGTGTATAACAAGACACTAGCTCCTGGTGCAGCAAACAGCCCGGTTGTGAAATACAATATACAGTAGGATCAACTCACTTAGGGCTATATAGACTAAAGAGTAGCCTGTATGTGTGCCTCTCCCTTTAGAGCTGGATGGGATCATGGGATGTGAGCATGTTTTAGACAATGTCATCATTTTCAAGTTCCGTGACTGATGTAATGCATTGTGATTAGCTGAAATACAGGTGGGGAAGGCGAAATGCATTATGAGAGATTACTATTATTTAATACTTTTTTAAAAGTGCTTCAGACAGTGATGATGGCTGGTTACTAGGAATGCACGATAATATCACCTGTTACGGTGAAAGAAATTAAAACGTTCATTGGGCTGTGTGTCTCCATGGGCATTCTTCAGCTGCCAGCGAGGACTGATTATTGGCAACAACAGAAGTGGCCTATGCATTTTTAGATATCTCCACCAACCAAGCAACACGACGTTCTGTCAAGCTGTGGACCTCACCAGTCAATTTCAGTCACTCTACGAGGTAAATGGCTTTGTGACGATAGATGAGCGCATGGTGAAATTCAAGGGAAGACTCACCTTCCGTCCTCAAAAGGACAACCTCAGTTTCTGTGTTTGGCAAGACACCAAGGCTGTCATGGTACTGTCTAATTACCATGATCCCACTGAGAAAGGGTCAGTGAAGTGAAGGAAGCAAGAGTGCAACCAAACGGAGGTTGTAGTGCCACTATGCCTTTCTGActaccaaaaacacattatcaGTTGCAGCATTGCTCCAAGAAATGGTGGAGGAGGCTCCTCTTCTTTTTATTGGCAGTCGGATACTACAGTGGATACATTGCTGGAGGAAAAACATTCACAGCCAAGTAGAGAGTGGCATCAAAGAGTGGCTGGAGGAATTGGCACAGAAATCTGTTACCCCAGTGTCTACAAGGAGTGCTCCTCAACCATTAGGATTTGAGTGAGCCACATCTGAGCATGACTGTGAGAAACTCTCTCAgaagagaaggagctgcaggaagTGTGTGCTGTCAAGGAGTGGCACTGATATCAGGCGctggctagactactgtaacatgattttgtctggtctaccaaaaaaagccattagtcaattacaaacaaaacagaatgcTGCAgcacgagtcctcactaaaacaagacggagggccacatcacaccagtattaaaatcactgcactggttacctgttaggttcagaatagatttcaagattctcttattagtctataaatcactccatagtcatgcacctgaatatataacaaaCATGCTCtgaaggtacacacccagtagatccctgaggtcttctggcactgaactcctaacagttccaaaagccaggacaaagggacatggagaagcagcttttagtttctatgcccccagcctttggaatactctgccagaatacctaacaatggctgaaacggtggaaCGTGCatttaagacatacctctttaatctcgcctATCACTCCGGtgtaatatttatctgtttatttatctcttaaATCggtgtctccccccccccccccccccattttccttctgtgaggcgcattgtggtTATGCGCTGTACAAATATAGTTTGATTTGATATGCGTCTCACTGCCAACGTCTATGGCTGCAGACAATGCATCATGGCTTTGGCCAGCACGTCCGTCAACACCTTCACTCATAGTAGATGATGACTTGATGATGACTTTTTATTACACtgcttctttgtttttttttcgaCTGCCACTTGTGTTCTAGCAGTGCCACTTTCCTTACAGTGgcacacatttatttaatttttggtttattgattgatctatttattttaaaaggttAATGAACATTAGGGCAAAGGCAGTCATTTccagttaaaaataaacatttatgacgtaaatcatttttatttcatgtttttatcTGCTACAGAAGCTGCCAAATGAAAGTTTGAGTCTCATGAAAGTTTTTGGTTTTTAGATGTACTTTGCTGAGACATGCTGACAGATGTACTTTGTTTTAGACAATTATTCCCCAGAGCAACCCGAACGCATTTCCTGTTCCTCCCCACTGTTATCCAATGTCCAGTGCAGGATAGTTGGCACTCGGCAGCAGCTGAAAATAACATCTCTTATCAACTGAATAAATATTCAGATACTTGTGATCACAACAGTAAAGCAACAGGGCTGCTTCATTGCTGGATTAAAAACGTGCTGGTGTTTGCCAGTCATTAAACTAACTAGTTTTGCAAAGTCTGAGTTAGAAGGACACATGCTTGTGTGATATTCCAAGTCTTATGGTGCAACTTCAATTTTGCCCTTCTTCAGAGCTTCTTTTGAAAGAGGATTAAGACAATCACTcgaaaacgttttttttttgtcctcttttTTGCGTCAGATTCGGACATAGATTACTCCTCAACCCAGATTACAATCCGTCTGTTATCATGAGGCATAATCCCTTGTGAAGACCTGCTGTGAACACGCAGTGTGTCTCCCAGCTGGGCTTCTCTTCTTTATGTGTACTGAGAATATGGTATAAGGTCAAGACATGGGGGAGGGGCACGCTGTCCTCACCACTGGACTGTATGTCCCTTGGGAGCGTGGTGCTCTTTGAAAGGGGGCGGGGTTCGGACGCCCTCATAATTCAGCAAATTTAATAAGCAAAGTACGCCTGACACCCATGTGAATACTAATGAATGTGAGTTTGCTGCTGAGGCCCTGTAGGCTAGAGTTGAACTAAGATGTCTTTtatttttcgtgtgtgtgtgtgtgtgtgtgtgtgtgtgtgtgtgtgtgtgtgtgtgtgtgtgtgtgtgtgtgtgtgtgtgtgtgtgtgtgtgtgtgtgtgtgtgtgtgtgtgtgtgtgtgtgtgtgtgtgtgttcattctgaGAGGGCGAGCTACCATATACATGCCTGATCTTGGAGTTGTTTGGCATTAACCTCAGTGACTGTTCTTGCCTCACAGAACCACTACAAGTCATCCACCAGCCATGCTGTCCAGACTGAGATCCACTGTGCGCCCCAGCGTGACTGCCTGCCGATGGGCCCACACCAAGGAGAAGGGCAAGCCCCTCATGCTGAACCCCCGCACAAATAAGGTAAGTGTTCAGGCATCACGAGGGTGGCACAAAGAAATAGGAtttctattattttatttagtgTTGCAGAAAACTATGGACAAAACACTACAATTCCTGAAGTACAGTTTGTACCACCAGCTTCCTAAATGTACTGTGGAGCCTGGACTGCATTAGAGGCATGACTCGGCACTAAGTGCTCTGACTATGGGGAGAGCCCCTCTCCCCACTCTGTGTTGTCCAGCCCCTCTAACTCTGAAAAACACTATGCTATGGTTTCCATATGTTGTGTGCACCGTAAACACCCACTCGGGTCCCTGCTGCGGCCACGGGGCCTCTGATGCTGCACGTGGGAATTTTACACATGCACAGCTTGCCAGCACCCGTCTTCCGCCCAGGGGTGTCTCTCTCAGGACTCCCCTTATTGGTTTCATGGCCAGCTGCccctttctacacacacacacacacacacacacacagcccccccctctTCTGACATTTCAGCCTAAGATTCCTGccagtttcagtttcagataTAAGGGTTAGGGTCAAAACGCCTTCATACCTATTACAGATTTTTAAAGCTGTTCCAATGTCCCGCTGTTTAGGCAGTAGCATGGTTTTGTGTTGGTTGTGGTGTCCAGTGCACAGTCAATAAGCTAATTACTAATGGCTAACCGCAGTGTTGCATATGGAGCTGTGTCATGGATGTTAACCTCACAAAGTCGTATGTGCTGCGTTCTCATCGCAGATAGCCCCAGATTGTTGGAGTGGAGGCTGGCTTTGTCTGTCACCCAGCCGAGTCACACTAATAAAGCTGTCATGCCAAGCCACAAGCCAGCGTTTCAGCACAGGCTTCCGACACCTGTCTGCTTCTGTAATTGTCGCATAAATAGCACAGCACTCATCAggttatctctgtctgtctgtttgtcatcCTTTTGTTTTCCTGTCGTCTCTCCAGGGAATGGCCTTTTCGCTGCAGGAGCGGCAGATTCTTGGGATCCAGGGCCTTCTCCCACCCAAAATCGAGACCCAGGACAACCAGGCCATGCGCTTCCAGCAGAATCTGCAGAAAATGACCGACCCATTGCAGAAGTGAGAGTGGCCACATCATGACCTTGCATTTTCCTCTAAACACAAGTTTGCTTATTGTGATGGGAAATGCTTGCAATGTCTGATCATGTGATTTACCATTTTACTCAGGGAACGCACTTCTGTTTCACATATGAGTTACATTGTGTTACGTGCACGGCTCAATGCATGacacataaaggggaggccacgcagaatttataataataataatacaagttaTTTAATAAATGATAAAGGGTTATATTTgtataataattatagcaaaaaGTGTGGTGAAAgtcagtgttgtgaatagaAACCAAAAATATAATTCAAGggtaatacaaaacaaacgaCTACGACGACAAAACaaaatccaacgagtatccacaaTCCAATCACTATCCAAcgaccaacgataaccaaatgcAGGGAAGACCAAAGCTCTCCCGTCTGCCggctgatcagggcttttgtagcccagccaatcaacgatacacctgtccccaatcacctgctgtagagacagcgagaacaggcatgcaaatatcacagggcggggcctagacccgccagggtcgtaacaattGTCACATTGAGTTCACATTAGTTTATGTTATGTTCTTAGACatatgtaatgtttgtgtgtgtgtgtgtgtgtgtgtgtgtgtgtgtgtgtgtgtgtgtgtgtgtgtgtgtgtgtgtgtgtgtgtgtgtgtgtgtgtgtgtgtgtgtgtgtgtgtgtgtgtgtgtgtgtgtgtgtgtgtgtgtgtgtgtgtgtgtgtgtgtgtgtgtgtgtgtgtgtgtgtgtgtgtgtgtgtgtggcaaggcaCATTGAGatgacttgtgtgtgttcaggtacaTCTACCTGATGGGGATCCAGGAGCGTAATGAGCGGCTCTTCTACCGGGTGCTAATGGAGGACATCGAGGACCTCATGCCCATCGTCTACACCCCCACAGTGGGGCTGGCCTGCACACACTATGGGCACATATTCAGGAGGCCAAAGTAAGTTCACCTCAGAACACTTGTAGTAGTCCCACAGGACTAGGGCCTAAATTGCATTACTTTCACTTGTACTCCCAAAGCACACCTTATGGTAAGACTTTTGGGAAGCATTAGAAGGCAGGACAGCAGGTGTGCAGACATTAAAGGAAttggagagaatgaaaggataATAGGACGTCTTGACTTGTCTTTCTGCTTCTTCAGAAATGTACCCTAAGATGCACTTGGCTGCAAGGTTGCAAGTGAAAGGTAGTGTGACTCAGGTGTAGTGTTAAAAGCTTGGCCACTGTTTCCGTAGAGGTCTCTTCATATCCATCATGGACCGAGGGCACGTGCGCTCCATCCTGGATAACTGGCCAGAGACTGACGTAGCGGTATGTGCTGCTTCTCTCTTTACAAATGCCTCCAACAAACACCACGATTGCTCTGTTGCTTACCTGGACGCATTGCACTGACAGGCTGTGGTGGTGACGGACGGGGAGCGCATCCTGGGCCTGGGGGACCTGGGAGTGTACGGGATGGGCATCCCGGTCGGGAAGCTGTGCCTTTACACGGCCTGTGGTGGAATCAGGCCAGAGAAATGCCTTCCCGTGTGCATCGATGTGGGAACAGACAATGAGGTCAGTGGGCATGGCTGGAGCGCTAGCACGCCTCCGctaatgaatgtgttttgttgtttcgCTAACCACTACTGCCCTGAGGGAGGCTTGGGAGGAAAGGGATGGGAAGACAAGGGGGGGAGGAAGATGGCTGTTTCAGGAGAGACTGCAAAAGTGTTttcctcccccaccctcccaccccctcctttaaaaaaaaaaaatgctatttCAACGGGTGGACTACTTGTTCCTTCTGACAAATTTATCAGCAGTGCAGCTACTGGCACAGAATGCAAAGCCAAGAAGCGCCCGCTGCAGAGGAGTACGCTGTCATGAATCCAGTGCTTCCTGCAGAGGGAGAAAAtagaaaattaaaaaattaaaaaggtCTGAGTGCTGGTGTTGCtaactcctctctccctcacagactCTGCTGCAGGACCCCTTCTACATGGGCCTGTACCAGAAGCGGGATCGATCCCAGCTTTACGATGACCTCATCGATGAGTTCATGGAGGCCATCGTGGAGAAGTATGGCCAGGACACCCTGATTCAGTTTGAGGACTTTGGCAACCACAACGCATTCCGCTTAATTAAGAAATACCGGGAAAAGTATTGCACCTTCAATGACGATATTCAAGGTTAGTCGAAGCATGTTTCTCAACAGGTATTTCAAATAGCTTGAACAATGCAAGCGCCACTGCatactgttgtgtgtttttaaagaatACCTTTCATTCTTATGAGGGGGAATGTGTAGTATTTTTAAAGTATGATCTTTGCACTGTATTCAGTAACAGCGCGTTTTTATTTCAGGTACTGCAGCAGTAGCCCTTGCTGGGCTGTTGGCTGCTCAGAGGGCGATTGGGAAACCCATCACTGAACACAATGTGTTGTTCCTGGGAGCTGGAGAGGTACATGTATACACGGCTTAAAGAATGTAGAACATCCAAGTTGAAATGTGTATAATCCAAATGGAAAACCAAAGgatataaaatatttttttcttccccatAGGCAGCCCTGGGCATTGCCGGCCTTATCACCATGGCGATGATGGAGGCAGGCATGTCTCAGGAGGATGCCAGGAAAAGGGTCTGGTTGTATGACAAACATGGCCTACTGGTGCAGGTCAGGGATGAGATTTTTCAGTGGATTTAAATTCATGATTCAAGAAGGCTATCTGTTACATGTTCAGTTGCTATTTGTGAGCATCCCTGCACACACTTGTATTTCTGATAAGTAATATGATGATAaagtaatactttttttttaaaggaattaaAGTAATATTCCAAAGCTAACAACTGAAATACTGCTGTATTGcaaaggttttgttttgttcctttttttaattttgtggTGCAGTTCACATAGGTATTgcaatgtacatgtacacagagTCATGTACACAGAAACTAGGCTGCCTTAGAAAGCGTACGGCCTTGACACTATTATGTCTGTACGTGTTTACAGGACAGACCACAGGGCACAGATGGTAACCAGGAAGCGTTTGTGCACCCTAGTCCAGGAGAAGTCAGCAGCTTCTTGGATGCAGTCAATGTTATTAAACCCACAGCCATCATTGGTAAGAGTTAGTTCTGCTCCGTGTGCATTGCATCATTAGCTCAACTATTTCCTTTATAGGTTCTGTCCTTCTGCGAGGGCACTCAGAATGCAACCAATGAGCAGCTGCTTCAGCAGTGGAGGGTTCTTGGTAGAGGAAATGCATGACCACTACTTTCAGTATCTGATGAGATAAAAGGGGGAAAACCTGATCTAATTAGAACATTAGTTTTGTAGCTATTGGATAAGGTCCTAAACTATGTGGATACTTCTGATTATTTCCTTCAAATATCTATGTGTTTCTCACCTTCTTAAAGCTTCCATATGTAGTACTTTTAGAATATTGGTACATTTGGAACCCACTTATTTCTGGAACTCTCCCAGGCTCTGTAATTAATCACTACCAATGTGGGCTTGATTTTCCTCCATTAATCAGGCTTTCTGCTTCTGGTTAATGGAAGGTTTGGGTGATGTGGAAGTGACGGGTGTCCTCGTCTGCCCgttaatttgtgtgtgcacagcaaATGAAAGGAAGGTTTTGGCTGATGTCACTCACACCAGCTTTAAGTGTAATCTTCTGTGGGAATACTTTTGAGAGACAGATTCTTTACTGAATATCCAGAATAGTTAAGTGAGTATTTAATAAATAAGTATACCTTGCTGTTTCGTATAGTTAGTAGTTATATGCAGTGGTTTGTCTGACTGGGATGAAGTAACCGAGAACATCATCCAATCataaaaaaatgtcatcatatatTATTTcacattatactgtatgtttgtgactGCACATTTGCTATCCTTGTTAAAAATACAAATGGCATATGCTTTTACGTGAGTGTtgggataaaaaaaagacaatgtaCTGAGCCATTGCAGATGTATATatgatgtctgtctctctgtccttgcGTTGTAAGGACAGGCCTGTTGATGAACATGATGCTGTTTTCACAGGCGTGTCAGGGGCAGGGCGACTCTTTACACATGATGTCATCAAAGCGATGGGCTCCCTGAACGAACGGCCAATCATCTTCGCCCTCAGCAACCCCACCACCAAAGCAGAGTGTACAGCTGAGGAtgcctacacactcacagaggtacacacacacgcacacagttgGTCAGTATCATTTCAAAGCTGACTTTATTGCTATGACACTTTCACATGCATTAATGAAAAGTTCTGGTATACATAGTCAGTTTACCGGTATACAACAGTAAACCATCTAACGCAAGACATTATGCTGTAGATGGAACTGTCTAACAGGATATGCTTCTTTAATTGAAGCTAACATTGAGGAAActgatctttttttctttccactcTGGTTTTCTTCTCTCAGTGTTTTGATGCTTGACATGGCAAGAGTTCTCTCTCGCAGTTTCACAAGGGCACTCCCCTCACGCTTTGGTTTTGCGTCTCTCCTGTGTCCCCTCAGGGAAGGTGCCTGTTTGCAAGTGGAAGCCCCTTTGATTCGGTAACATTGGCAAATGGCCGTGTGCTGACTCCTGGCCAGGGGAACAACGCTTACATTTTCCCAGGTGAGGCCATCAGCAGCCACCTGCAACCACGGAAACCACTAATCATGAGGCCCAGATTGATTTACTAATTGAATTATCCTGTTGCTGTCAAGAAAGGTGGTTGAAAGGAAGCCTTGTTATAGTCTAGTTAGTGAAAGCGTCATTGTTGACCCAGCTCTATCAGCACACTGGAAGAACATGGGCGAAGATATATCAGAATCCACTCAATGCATGTGGGGATCACTCATTCTCATGGAGATATTTAATAGAGGAAATAATTGGTTATTTCTGGCTTCAGGCACATCAGCAAAGCTAGAGAGTCATGCATGAAGTAACCTCTTTAAAGATTGAAGTGAAACAAGGAAATAGGAATTGGTCAACTGACCCTTTTGAAACTGTGAGTAGTTGTCATCAAAACTGCTACAGGAAGAACGTGCCATACCCAGGAATACACTTTAACAACTCACTAAATTTAAGGCACTGGGCTactctcctgaacacacacacacacacacacacacacacacacacacacacacacacacacacacacatacatatatacacacactatgtgtgtgtgtgtgtgtgtgtgtgtgtgtgtgtgtgtgtgtgtgtgtgtgtgtgtgtgtgtgtgtgtgtgtgtgtgtgtgtgtgtgtgtgtgtgtgtgtgtgtgtgtgtgtgtatatatatatatatatatatatataaatattttttttcagtgctGCTAGTACACTGCTCTCTTGCTTAGTgttgtggaaatgtactgttaaaaaaaaaaagggtgagGTGAAAGTCAGTTTATAGAATCAGTCGAATCCAGATACACAGGAGTCTCTGTGTGGAACTTCTAGCATTAATTAATTCCTTAACTGAGGTAACGGATGTCTGAGAAGCACACAACGATGAAATGTCCACATTACCTATACTGTAAACCGTTTGGGTTGAAAGAATGGTTAAAAAATACATGGAAATATATTACactttttggggggggtggggtgagattCTGTTCATTTGGAGTGCTCTTCACTATACTTTTAAATGAATATATCTCTTCGGTATTTATGAACTATTTACCATATACCATGATGTCTAATTGCCCTCCTCATGTCTGTGTactctgtgtttattttgaagGAGTGGCTTTGGCAGTGATCCTTAGTGGGGTAAGGCACATCAGTGACACAGTGTTCCTGGAGGCAGCTAAGGTAAGCAGTACTCTCACAAAAGCACAGGCCTTTTTTACATGCCTCCCATCCTCGTATGGCAGCCTGGAGAAATTAATTCCTTTTGTTGCTCTCATGAACCAGTGTCTGGCCGAGGAGGTGACCGACCAGGAGATGACTGAGGGAAGGTTGTACCCACCTCTCTCCAACATCAGAGAGGTGTCTATACGCATGGCCATCAAGGTGAGCTAGTGTTCCGTATTTGGTTGGAAGGGTTACTTGCagatcttttgtgttttgaatATTCAATTGAAGGTTCTTTAGAGTAAATCAATCAGCTTGGACTTCTAGTAGACGCCCAGGAAATGGTTATACTTAATACCAAatcctcctcattctctctctgtctcccctcaggTGGTGGAGTATGTGTATGCAAAGGGAATGGCCTTCCGCTACCCAGAGCCTCTTGACAAGGACAAGTTTGTGCGGTCAACTATATGGAACACCAATTATGACTCTTTAGTCCCGGATATCTATGAGTGGCCTGGGGTGTCCCACACGCCCTTAAAGAAGTAGAGGGGTGATGGGGTTGGGCGTTTGGGACAGGTTCTGGTGCGGTTAGCTTGACAGATTGGTTAGGGAAGTGTTAAGAGACAGGAAACATGAAGACAGCATTAGATTCGTAGGGTCACCATCATCACAGTAGACTCAGGTCATCAAAGAAAATGGAAAAGCCTATCAAACATGGCATACACTCCAGTCAATGGCTTTATCCCAACTACTCGTTTCtcattgattttatttttatgcTTTGGTTTGTCATCCTCATTTATTCCCTTTACCGTACCTTGAATTTCTGTCGTTTTGCACATGAGGTTTCTTGGTTTTAAAGTTATCGTCAGTTATTCTTAAAGCCCAGCAAACCTGCTCCCCACATATAGGAGATATCAGTAATAAATTGTATTTTTCAAGTTTTTGACAATTTGTATTTTATTAGTATTTATTCACTCCCCAGTTCCATGAATTGCATAAAGTAGTGCATTGCATGTTGTATAGTCAAAGCAGGAAATTGTTTGAATCCAGATTTTATTCTTCAAGAGACATTGAACATCAGAaaggcttttcttttttaagtatTT
Encoded here:
- the me2 gene encoding NAD-dependent malic enzyme, mitochondrial — encoded protein: MLSRLRSTVRPSVTACRWAHTKEKGKPLMLNPRTNKGMAFSLQERQILGIQGLLPPKIETQDNQAMRFQQNLQKMTDPLQKYIYLMGIQERNERLFYRVLMEDIEDLMPIVYTPTVGLACTHYGHIFRRPKGLFISIMDRGHVRSILDNWPETDVAAVVVTDGERILGLGDLGVYGMGIPVGKLCLYTACGGIRPEKCLPVCIDVGTDNETLLQDPFYMGLYQKRDRSQLYDDLIDEFMEAIVEKYGQDTLIQFEDFGNHNAFRLIKKYREKYCTFNDDIQGTAAVALAGLLAAQRAIGKPITEHNVLFLGAGEAALGIAGLITMAMMEAGMSQEDARKRVWLYDKHGLLVQDRPQGTDGNQEAFVHPSPGEVSSFLDAVNVIKPTAIIGVSGAGRLFTHDVIKAMGSLNERPIIFALSNPTTKAECTAEDAYTLTEGRCLFASGSPFDSVTLANGRVLTPGQGNNAYIFPGVALAVILSGVRHISDTVFLEAAKCLAEEVTDQEMTEGRLYPPLSNIREVSIRMAIKVVEYVYAKGMAFRYPEPLDKDKFVRSTIWNTNYDSLVPDIYEWPGVSHTPLKK